The Actinomycetes bacterium nucleotide sequence CACCGGTCATGGCGCCCGCCGCATCGGCCAGCCCCTCGTCACCCGGTGTGGGGATCATGTCCGGAGCGACCGCATTGACGCGGATCCGTTTCGGAGCCAACTCGAGGGCCAGTGTGCGGGTCAGGTTCTCCACGCCGGCCTTCATGGCCGAGTAGATGCCGAATCCGGGTCCGGCGCGGTGCCCCTCCACCGAGGTCACGTTGACCAAGGACCCGCCGTTGTGCATGAGGGGAACGCACTTCACGGTCACGTCGGCCACCTGGGTGAAGTTCTCGGCGATGAGGGCGGCTCGGCCCTTCGGGCTCACATCGAGCACCGGGGCGAAGAACCCTCCACCTGCGTTGTTGACCACGATGTCGAGCCGACCCCAGTCATCGGCCAACCTGCCGACGAAGTCGCTCACCGCCGGCTCGTCACGCACGTCGAGGCAACCGGTTATCACCTCCGCGCCGGTCTCGCGCACCGACGCCGCCGACTCCTCCATCTCCGCCTCGAGCCGGTCACAGATGGCGACGTCGGCGCCGAGTGAGCCGAGTGCCTCAGCGGTGGCTCGCCCGATGCCGCGTGCGCCGCCGGTCACCAGCGCCCTCTTGCCGGTGAGGCGTATGTCGTCTGGGGTGATCACCGCGGCGAAGCTAGTGCGCGCTCAGCCCCAGCCCCCCAAAACGCCGAAATCGCCGACCATTGTCAACAGGACCGTGACAATGGTCGGCGATTTGGCTGGTCAGGAGACGACGACCGCCGTCACCATGCCGAACATGCCGTCTTCGCGCTCGGCGTGGTTGAGGATGTGGCAGTGCCAGACCCACACACCGGTGCGGGCGGTCTGGAACAGCACCGAATAGCGCTCGCCGGGCGCCACGTTGACCGTGTCGGCCCAGTAGGGCTGGTCGAGCTTGATGCCGTCCTTTGCGTACACCAGCTGCGGGAACTGGTGCAGGTGCATCGGATGAATCTGCAGGCCCTCGTTGTAGTAGTGGAAGGCCGACCAGTCGCCGACATTTAATTCGTAGCCCTGGGTTCCGGGGAAGCTCTTGCCATTGAGCGAGAGGCCGATCGTGCCCGCATCGTTGAGCACCATCACATCTTCCATGGCGAGCGTGAGGTCCGCCGGGATCTCGACACCACTCACGGTCTCGCCGCGGGGGAGCAGGTCATCTGTCTGCACCAGCAGCGCGCCCCACATGCCGTTGGGGATGGCAAGGTAGCCATGGGCGTGGGGGTGGTACATGCCGACTGCGGGTTCGATTGCGGTGAACTCGTAGTCGAACGTATCGCCCTGCATCGTGAGGTCCTGGGTGAGCGGAGCCACTCCGTCGAACTCGTTGTCCTTGCGGATGCCGTGCAGGTGGATGTCGGTGCCGAGCGGCAGGCGGTTGATCAGGCGGATGCGCACCTTGTCGCCCACGTTGACCCGGATGGTCGGGCCGGGCACCGTGCCATTGAAGGTCCAGGCTTCCACGACGTTGCCGGGCTCGGTCTCCCACTCGCCGATCTCCGCGACGAGGTCGAAGCGCTTGTAGCCATCGGGGTCGATCACCGGCTCCATCGGCTGTGCGCCGATGCCCTCGGTGTTGGCCTCGCCGCTGGTGAGCTGGTCGACGAAGGGCTGGAACGAGTCGAGCATGTCGGTGTCGAGCTGTGCGAAGTCGGGGTTGGCGCCGGCGTGCGGATCCTCGCCCGAGATCTCCGCACCCTCCTCGATCGTCATCGAGGTCTCCATGCCGGCCTCACGGTGCCCCGCTATGTCGCAGTAGACCTCGTAGGTACCGGTCTCGAGACCGCTCAGGCTCAGGACTTCGCTCTCGCCGCTGGCGAGGTCCGCGGTGCGTCCATCGCCCTCGATGACCAGGTTGTGGACCTGGGAGCCCTCATTGACCACGCCGAGCGACGCGCCTGGAGGAACCACGAGGTTGCCGTCGATGGCGAACTCGGACAGAACCACGGGCGCGGCATTGCCTGCAGTAGCGGTGTCACCCGAGGAGCCGTCGTCGTCGCCGGCGTTGGCCACAAGTCCGATTGCGAAGATGACCAGTGCCAATGCCACGCCCCCACCGATGATCGCCAGCAGCATGGCGTAGGGGTTGTGCGGCTTGGGAGGGGAGCCTTCGGCGGGCGCCTTCGCTGGGGGCTGGTCGGTCACGTCGTCACTCACCAATGTGCCTTTCGTCCTTAGTGGCATCGCCGGGTTCGGGGAGCCTCCGGGAGTCTGCCAGCCAAGCCGTTGCGTTGTCGACTATTGGCGAGAGTCGAATGCGCGGACTCGGCGAGAGCAGGGTCTGCACCGGGGGCGAGCACGGCGTCGTGCGAACCGTATCGGCTGGCCGAGGACGTGGATCACACCGCTGACCACGGCGGTAGTTACGCTCGGATCGCAATGCTCAGCGAGGCTGTCGCGCAAGCGGCCCACCGACATGGCCACACCCCCGCGGTGATGGTCGACGGCTCCGGGGCGACCTGGGGCGAGGTGCACTTGGCGTCCGAGGCCCTTGCCGCCATGCTCTCAGCGCGAGGCATCGGTGCGCCCCAAGTGGTTGGCCTCGCCATGCGCCCCGGACCGATGTGGCTCGTCGCGGCCACCGCTGTCGACCGTACCGGCGCAGCGTTTGCCGGGCTGTCACCCATCGCCACCGCCCCGGAGCGAGCGGCCATGGTGAAGAGCATTGAACCGGCGTTGGTGCTGGCGGAACCGGATCTCGCCGACGGCCTTCCCCTTCGCACACAGGTTGTGGTGCTCGAGAGCGACGGTGCGGGACTCGACTCGATGGGGGTCACCAAGGCGGTTGCCGCACTCGGAGCCACCGGCGAGGCCGCCGCGCCGGGCGCCGTCGCCAGTCATGGGCGCACCGACGAGCGCCGCTACGCCATCTGCTTCACCTCGGGGACGACGGGCGATCCCAGGCCTGCGGAGTACCGCGTGGGAGCCGCACGCGCAGTCGAGCGCATCGACCTGGGCAGCTCGGCTGCGCAGTCGGGGGGCAGCGGGTTCGAGATGATCTCGTCGACCCAGTTCGCACACGTGGGGTTCACCCTGAAGGTGCCCTGGTACGCCCGGCTCGGGTGCACGATGCACGTGATGCCGCGCTGGCGTGCCGATGATGCGATCGAGCTGGTGGCCGGACGCCACATGGCGACGCTGGGGGTGGTCGCCCCCCAGCTCGCGCTGATCCTCGCGTCGGACCTGCTCAACGAGCGCGACCTGTCGGCGCTGCGGCTGGTGATAGCCGGTGGGGCGCCGTCGCCCCCTGCGCTCATAGCGGAGGCACGCAGTCGCCTGGGCGTCGACTACTCGATCAGGTACTCCTCCACGGAGTCGGGAGGGGTCGGTCTCTCGGCGCTTGTCGACGATGACAACCCCGACGCGGTCGGCACGATCGGCGTGCCCCGTCCGGGAGTGCAGGCCCGGGTGGCCGAGCCCGACGGTTCACCGGCTCCCGCCGGTGAGGTGGCAGAGTTGCAGATCCTCTCGCCCGCCACCATGACCGGCTACCTCGGTGCGCCCGAGGCCACTGCAGCGGCCTTCACCGCTGACGGGTGGCTGCGCACGGGAGACCTGGCGCTCGTGCGCGAGGACGGCCGGTTCGTGCTGGCCGGGCGCGGCAGCGACATGTACATCCGTGGCGGCTACAACGTGCACCCCGAGGAGGTCGAGGCCGTATTGGGCACACATCCCGCAGTGGCGGCGGTTGCAGTCGCCGCCCGCCCCGATGACGTGATGGGCGAGGTGGGGGTGGCTGTGGTCGTGCCTGCGGCGGGAAGCACACCTCCGACGCTCGAGCAGCTCCGCGCCCACGCAGCTGGTGAGCTCGCCCGCCACAAGCTGCCCGAGGGCTTGGTGGTCGCGTCGAGCCTGCCACTCAACGACGCGGAGAAACTCGACCGCAGGCGGTTGGCTGAGATGTTGGGCTCGTGAGCGACGTGGTCGCGCTGGTTGCATCCCTGGTCGGCCTGGTGATCGCCTGGCTCTTGACGGTGCCGCTGTTCCGATTCAAGGAAATGCGGCCGATGACTCCACGCGACGTGTCCAACGAAGCGGGCCTCGAGATCCGCGCTGTCGTGCGCCATGCCCGGTGTCCGAAGTGTCACCGCGACCACGGCCCGGCCGACGTGCTGCCCGTCGTGTCGTGGCTGCGTGGCTGTCCCGGGTGTGGGCTGCGTCTGCCTGCGACGGTCGCGGTGTTCCAGTTGGCGCTACCGCTCGCCGCGGCCATCACGGCGATCGTGTTCGACCCGGTGTGGGTGGTGGTGCTCTTCGTGTGGTTCGCGGTGGTGGTCACCTCGGTTGCCGTTGTGGATGCCCGGGTGTGGCTGATTCCGTGGTGGGCGCCGTGGGTGGGATCCGCTGTCGGGGCGGTGCTGATGGTGATTGCGTCGCTCTCGGTGGACGACACCCAGCGCCTGGTGTGGGCGTTGGCCGGGGCTGTCGGTGCGTTCGTCGTGTTCTTCGTGCTCTGGTTCGTGGCGCCGGGAAGGCTGGGTTTCGGCGACGTGCGCCTGTCGTTCATGATCGGGCTGTTCCTGGGCTGGATCGACCCACTTCTCGTCGTGTGGGGACTGCTGTTCGGCAGCGTGGTCGGGCTGATCGTCGGCCTGTGGACCCTTGTGGTGCGCAAGGGCGGGCATTTCGCGTTCGGTCCGGCACTGGGCATCGGCGCGTTGTTGGCCGTGTGGCTGCAGGACTACCTGCTGGTCTCGGCGGGGTAGTGAGTCGGCCCCGGGAAAATTCCTGATCGGTATTCACTTTTCGGAAGCTACCGCGCGTAGAATAATCGGCCTGAGGGGGCTCGGTCCGGGCGGGGCGGCCCGGAATGTGCCGGAAAGCAAGACTGAGACCAAGGGGGACCGGGAATGGGGGTTCGTCGTGTACCCACCTCACGGTGGATACGTCGTGGCGCGGTTGCTGCCCTGTGCGCAATCGGGCTGAGCACCCTCGGCACCGCTGTGACCGCCGGCGCCCAGCAGGATGACGCGTCAGGCAAGGTCGTTCGCGGGGGCGCCAACGCGGCCGCGGACTCCATGGCCTTCAACATCGCCAGCGCCGGAGCGTCACTCGGATGGACGTTCGGCCGCTCGCTGGCGGGCTACCAGGACCTGACCACCACCGGAGAGGGCAGGGGGGTCGACCTCGGTGCCCTTGCCTCGCTGTTCGCCCTGCCGCAGTGCGATGGTGAACTCCCGCCGGCGCTCGACACCGACACGCTTCCCGAACTCACGGTGGCCGAATCGTTCGGGCAGGGTCCACAGGGGCCATTCGAATCCGAGGTCAACCTGCCCCAGATGGCAGAAGACAAGTCCTCGCCCACGGCTCTCGGCACCCAGAGCGCGCAGAGCACGAACGATCGCGCAGAGGGCTCGACAACCACGCTCACGCAGGACTTCGGCTTCTTCAGGGTCAACGACGCAAGCTCACGGGCGTGGGTGTCGTTCGAGGACGGCGTGCGAACGGCCCACGCCGTGTCGCGGGCCGACCGCATCGAGATCCTCGGACAGGTCGTGTTCGTTGATCCGGTGTGGTCCGCCACCGCGAAGTCGGGTGCCGAGGAACTCGCCGAGGGTTCCTTCACCTTCCGTGGCGCATCCGTGTACGGCAACTGGTTGTCGGGGCGGGCGCTGGAGCAGAACCTCGACCTGTTCAAGTGGATCAACGAGACGTTCCTTGGTCCGCTCGGGCTCCGCATCTCCTTTCCAGAGGTGACCACCCCCGAGATCGGCGACGGGGTGACAGTCACCCCGCTCAAGGTCGACCTGATCGATTCCCCGTTGGCAAAGGACCTGCTGTTCCCACTGCTCGACACGGACCTGCTGGAGACCTACCGCGAGGACTCGGTCAGTGAGGACTGCCGCCGGGAGACCTTCTGGACCGTGATCGACAACCTGCGCTACGCGCTCGGGGGGCGGGGTGCGCTGGAGACCCATATCGGAGGCGTCGAGGTAACCACCGACGACACCGATTACTCCGCGGATCAGTTCGTATTCGGCGATGGCGGGGAGCCGGGCCCCCCTACTGAACCGGTCGTGCTGCCGCCTCTGCAGGAGCCGCCCCCCACAGTGCGTGACGGCTTCGAGTTCGGCGACGGATCCGACGACATCGGCTCGTTCGACGAGTTCGACGACTTCGACAGCGGTGACGGCGACTTCTCCGGCGGCTTCGACTCCGGTGGGGACTTCGAGGCCGGGATCACCGAGGCGGGCCTGTCCGAGCAAGCACCGGCCGAGGCCGAGGTGGCACAGGAGGAGCCCGAGGATGTTGTCGACAGCCGGGAGGTCGCATCAGGCGCACAACCGGACGGGTCGGCGAGCAACGCGGCAGCGGTGACCCTCGGCATCCTCGCGCTGCTTGGCGCGATGGGCCTGTCACTTGGCGACAGGTTCATGGGCATCCGCGCCAAGCACGTCATCGACGAGCCGGGTGACTCGTGAGCACCATGCGTTACCGAGTGGTGGGAGGCGGCAGATGAAGGACAGGCTGTTTCGCGGCTACGGACCCCTGATCGGGTTCACGGCCCTGTTCCTGGCCGTGGTGCTGCTGGTGCCCAGCAAGGCGCCAGAGGAAGTCGACCCCGAGGGCGGTGACGTCTCCGGCGTGTTGGACATGATCGGAGAAGACGGCAGCGAGCTCCGCTACGACGAGGACGGCAACCTCATCGACCCCGAGACCGGAGAGGTCGATCCCACGGTCGCCGGTGCCGCTGACTCGACCGGTTCGGGCTCCTCGGGTTCGACGGGAGGCTCGGGCAGCGGGTCATCCGGCGGGTCCGGCTCCGGGGGCGGCAGCGGGACTGGCAACGGCGCGGCTGGTGGCAACGCTGCCGGTGGCGCCAACAAGGGCCCCACGAAGGTGGCCGGATGCGGCGGGGTACAGGTCAAGGGCGACCCCTACTCGCCACCTTGTGTTCAGTTCTCGGGTTCCAACGGAGGTGCAACCCATCGCGGTGTCAGCGACTCGGAGATCGTGGTCACCGTTCGCATCGATGGCTTCGACAGCGGCCTGGTGGACGCCGTCACCAAGGCCGCCAGCACCGCAGGCAAGATCCCGAGTGAGCCCCGCGAGAAGGTGGAGCGCACCATCACGGGGCTGGTCGAGTACTTCAATCAGCGCTTCCAGTTCTACGGCCGCAAGATCAAGATGGTCATCTACGACGGCAAGGGCGACCCGCTCAACGAGATCATCGGCAACGGCCAGGAGGGTGCACGCGCCGATGCCGTGAAGGTGGCCAAGGAGATCGGTGCGTTCGCCGACGTGTCCGCCATCACAGCGCCATATGCGTCGTCGCTTGCCTCCGAGGGCGTCATCAATGTCGGCGCCCCGTACGTGCCGCGTGACTGGCTGACCCAGCGCCGCCCGTACTCCTGGACGCCCCTCACCGACTGCACAACCGTGGTGGAGGCCACTTCGTCCTACTACGCAACGAAGATGTTCGGAAAGCCTGCGGTCAATGCCCAGGGAGCCCTGAAGGACAAGCCCCGCCGGCTCGTCGTGGTTGCTCCGGAAAACAAGGAGTACCAGGACTGCGTGAGTGCAGGCATCGCCATGCTCAACCAGCGCGGCGCCGGTTCGGAGCTGGTGGGTCGCTATGAGTACAAGATCGACGTCAACAACACAGGCACGGCTCGTGACGTGGCGACCAAGCTCGTGGCCGACGAGGCCACCACCCTGATGTGCGGCTGTGACCCTGTCTTCCTCAACTACCTGGCCCAGGAGATCCGCGCGGCCAACATCAGCCCGGAGATGATCATGGTCGGCGTCGCACTGGTGGACACAGACCTGGTCGGCCAGCTCTTCCAGCAGGATGTCTGGCGCAACGCATTTGGTATCTCCTTTCAGGGCGCGACCGCACCACAGCGCTCCACGATCGCCTACGCCGCCTACAAGGCGGTGCGACCCGATGAGCCATCGATCACGGTCGACATCCTCTACAACCAGCTCTACATGCTCGCGATCGGCATCCAGATGGCCGGACCCGACCTGAATCCCCTGAGCTTCGAGAAAGGCATGTTCTCCTACCCGAAACGGTCAGGTCCCTACGGCAGCTGGGGATTCGGCCCCAACGACTACAGCACCTCCGATGACGTCCGCGAGGTGTTCTGGAACCCGGGAGCCCAGTCGGTGTTCAACCGGGCCGCCGGTGCCTACCAGAATCCCAACGGCGACGCTCGCTTCCCGATCGGCAAGTGGCCGGGCGGCCAGCCCCGGGCAGCGGGGTGAACACCGTGCCGCCCGGCGGTACGCCGGTCGCTCCGACCGATCCCCCCCAGCCTGCGAGCGACCCCGACGAATTGGTCGACGGTGGGTGGGTCTGGCTGCCATCCGGGGCGGCTCGCTGGGCCGCAGCCACAGCCGTGGTCCTGGCTGCGGCCTGGCTCACTGCCTCGCTTGTGCTGCCCCGCGGGCTTCCGCCGGGCATCGTGTTGCTCGGGTTGGTCTACGGGTCGACCACCGGGCTCACCGCTGTGGGACTCATCCTGGTGTGGCGCGCGAACCGGGTCATCAACTTCGCCAACATCGCCATCGCAGGGCTGGCCGGCACGGCGGTCGTGCGGGCATTCCTGCAGTGGGACTTCCCGTGGTGGCTGGCGCTTGTAGCCGCGCCGCTAGCCGGTCTGGGGGTAGGGGCCCTGGCGGAGGTAACCGTGATCAGGCGGTTCGCCAACGCGCCGAAGCTGGTCCTCACCGTTGCGACGATCGGACTCGCCCAATTGCTGGGCGGTCTCGAACTGGTCATGGCCGAGACGCTGTACCCGGACGTGCCGCTGATCGTGACCCCGTTCGAAACCCCGCTGTCGTCGTGGCAGTTCAATCTCGGGCCGGTGAAGCTCAGCGGCAACGACATGCTGCCATTGCTGGTCGTGCCCGTGATCGTCGGCGCGCTCGCCTGGTTCATGCAGCGAACCTTGGCCGGCCAAGCCGTTCGCGCTGCCGCGGAGAACACCGACCGTGCACGCCTGCTCGGCATTCCTGTGAGGCGGCTCGTCACCCTGGTATGGGCTCTCGCCGGCCTGCTGGCGGCGGCCACGCTGGTCCTGAGGGCACCGGCACTCGGAATCAGCCCGTCGGCGGCGATGGGCCCCACCATTCTGCTACCGGCGCTGGCCGCGGCAATCGTCGCGCGAATGGAGTCGATGCCGGTCGCGTTCGCCGCCGCAATGGTGATCGGCGTCATCGAGCGCACCGTGAGCTGGAACAGCGAGACGCCATCGTTCAACACGGTCGTGGTGCTGGCCCTGATCCTCGGAGCACTCCTGTTCCAGCGGCGGGGGGCATCGCGTGCATTCGATTCCGATGGCGGCTGGAAGGAAGCGGAGCTGATAGCGAAGCTCCACCCACGGATCGCCAAGCTGAGCCTGGTCAGGCTGGCCAAGGCGGGTCTGTTGGTCCTCGTGGTTGCCGCGGCGGTGCTGGTGCCGCTGCTGTTGCAGCCGGGGGCCTCGTTCACCGCGTCGATCATGGCCGTGTGGGCGATCGTCGGTGTGAGCCTGGTGGTTCTCACCGGTTGGGGTGGCCAGATCAGCCTCGGCCAATTCGGCATCGTCGGCGCGGCGGCCATGGTCGGCGGCAACCTGATCAGCCACTGGAACACCGACCTGTTCGTGATGCTCGCGGGAGCCACGACGGCGGGGGTGTTGGTTGCGCTACTGATCGGGCTGCCGGCGTTGCGCATCCAGGGGCCGTTCCTCGCAGTGGTGACCCTGGCGTTCGCGGTGATGCTCGACGAGTTCGTGCTCAACCCGACCGTCTTCCCGGCCATCGTGCCCGACTCGATTGCCCGCCCGGTGTTGTTCGAGCGCATCGACCTCGGCTCCGAGCGCGCAATGCTCTACTTCTCCCTGGCGGTGCTCGCCTTCGCGGTCGTTCTCACCCTCGGTGTCCGCAAGTCCCGCTCCGGCCGCCTGTTGCTC carries:
- a CDS encoding prepilin peptidase — translated: MSDVVALVASLVGLVIAWLLTVPLFRFKEMRPMTPRDVSNEAGLEIRAVVRHARCPKCHRDHGPADVLPVVSWLRGCPGCGLRLPATVAVFQLALPLAAAITAIVFDPVWVVVLFVWFAVVVTSVAVVDARVWLIPWWAPWVGSAVGAVLMVIASLSVDDTQRLVWALAGAVGAFVVFFVLWFVAPGRLGFGDVRLSFMIGLFLGWIDPLLVVWGLLFGSVVGLIVGLWTLVVRKGGHFAFGPALGIGALLAVWLQDYLLVSAG
- a CDS encoding multicopper oxidase domain-containing protein, which translates into the protein MSDDVTDQPPAKAPAEGSPPKPHNPYAMLLAIIGGGVALALVIFAIGLVANAGDDDGSSGDTATAGNAAPVVLSEFAIDGNLVVPPGASLGVVNEGSQVHNLVIEGDGRTADLASGESEVLSLSGLETGTYEVYCDIAGHREAGMETSMTIEEGAEISGEDPHAGANPDFAQLDTDMLDSFQPFVDQLTSGEANTEGIGAQPMEPVIDPDGYKRFDLVAEIGEWETEPGNVVEAWTFNGTVPGPTIRVNVGDKVRIRLINRLPLGTDIHLHGIRKDNEFDGVAPLTQDLTMQGDTFDYEFTAIEPAVGMYHPHAHGYLAIPNGMWGALLVQTDDLLPRGETVSGVEIPADLTLAMEDVMVLNDAGTIGLSLNGKSFPGTQGYELNVGDWSAFHYYNEGLQIHPMHLHQFPQLVYAKDGIKLDQPYWADTVNVAPGERYSVLFQTARTGVWVWHCHILNHAEREDGMFGMVTAVVVS
- a CDS encoding ABC transporter substrate-binding protein; the encoded protein is MKDRLFRGYGPLIGFTALFLAVVLLVPSKAPEEVDPEGGDVSGVLDMIGEDGSELRYDEDGNLIDPETGEVDPTVAGAADSTGSGSSGSTGGSGSGSSGGSGSGGGSGTGNGAAGGNAAGGANKGPTKVAGCGGVQVKGDPYSPPCVQFSGSNGGATHRGVSDSEIVVTVRIDGFDSGLVDAVTKAASTAGKIPSEPREKVERTITGLVEYFNQRFQFYGRKIKMVIYDGKGDPLNEIIGNGQEGARADAVKVAKEIGAFADVSAITAPYASSLASEGVINVGAPYVPRDWLTQRRPYSWTPLTDCTTVVEATSSYYATKMFGKPAVNAQGALKDKPRRLVVVAPENKEYQDCVSAGIAMLNQRGAGSELVGRYEYKIDVNNTGTARDVATKLVADEATTLMCGCDPVFLNYLAQEIRAANISPEMIMVGVALVDTDLVGQLFQQDVWRNAFGISFQGATAPQRSTIAYAAYKAVRPDEPSITVDILYNQLYMLAIGIQMAGPDLNPLSFEKGMFSYPKRSGPYGSWGFGPNDYSTSDDVREVFWNPGAQSVFNRAAGAYQNPNGDARFPIGKWPGGQPRAAG
- a CDS encoding SDR family oxidoreductase translates to MITPDDIRLTGKRALVTGGARGIGRATAEALGSLGADVAICDRLEAEMEESAASVRETGAEVITGCLDVRDEPAVSDFVGRLADDWGRLDIVVNNAGGGFFAPVLDVSPKGRAALIAENFTQVADVTVKCVPLMHNGGSLVNVTSVEGHRAGPGFGIYSAMKAGVENLTRTLALELAPKRIRVNAVAPDMIPTPGDEGLADAAGAMTGASQWAMTPWPEQGRPEDVAGAIAWLCSPMSGFVTGTTVHVDGGTLAASGWKRRHDDGTWVL
- a CDS encoding acyl--CoA ligase, translating into MLSEAVAQAAHRHGHTPAVMVDGSGATWGEVHLASEALAAMLSARGIGAPQVVGLAMRPGPMWLVAATAVDRTGAAFAGLSPIATAPERAAMVKSIEPALVLAEPDLADGLPLRTQVVVLESDGAGLDSMGVTKAVAALGATGEAAAPGAVASHGRTDERRYAICFTSGTTGDPRPAEYRVGAARAVERIDLGSSAAQSGGSGFEMISSTQFAHVGFTLKVPWYARLGCTMHVMPRWRADDAIELVAGRHMATLGVVAPQLALILASDLLNERDLSALRLVIAGGAPSPPALIAEARSRLGVDYSIRYSSTESGGVGLSALVDDDNPDAVGTIGVPRPGVQARVAEPDGSPAPAGEVAELQILSPATMTGYLGAPEATAAAFTADGWLRTGDLALVREDGRFVLAGRGSDMYIRGGYNVHPEEVEAVLGTHPAVAAVAVAARPDDVMGEVGVAVVVPAAGSTPPTLEQLRAHAAGELARHKLPEGLVVASSLPLNDAEKLDRRRLAEMLGS